The window tCGGTCAAACAGTGCCACCACCACGGTGGAAAGAAACGTAAAATAATCAAGCGAATACTCATCGGATTAGGCATCCTTGCTATCATCGTCCTCCTCATCTTCTTCATAACATGGGCAATTCTTCAGCCCAAAAAACCCCGATTTGTCCTCCAAGACGCCACCATCTACGGCTTCAACGTCTCCGCCCCCATCCTCCTCTCCTCCAACTTTCAGGTCACCGTCTCCTCCCGGAATCCCAACAGTAAAATCGGCGTTTACTACGATAAACTAGAAGTCTTCGCCACCTACCACAGCCAGCAAATCACCTACTTCACCGTCATCCAGCCGGTTTACCAAGGCCACAAAGACACCAACATCTGGTCACCCTTTGTTTACGGAACCAACGTTCCGGTGGCTCCGTACAACGGCGCCGCCTTGTCTCAAGATCAGTCCAACGGCGCTATTGGGCTCGTGATCAAGATAAACGGACGGATAAGatggaaagttggaagctttatctcCGGCAGGTACCATATCCACGTCACGTGTCCGGCGTATATTCCGTTCGGGAATAGGAACTCTGGGATCGCCGGAGTTGTCACCGGAGTTAAGTACCAGCTAGCTCAGAAATGCAGCGTTAGTGtctgaagagaagaagaagaagaagataaccgATCACGTTAAATCCCCGTCAGTCAATAACGGTGccgttttgttttctttttctttttcttttttatttattttcgatttatgatgaaAGCATACGTATACGTGGATGAATTTGTAACTTTTGCTTGAGAAGAACGAAGAAAGCAAAAGAAGGCCCATAAAATTATAGCAAAATTACAAAATTGGACGTGTTGTATGATGAATTaagaattataaataaataatatattaaaattatactTTCTAAACAAATTTATTATCTTATGTGATTAtgagattttatttaattatgtaCAATAAACCTTAcgttattattattttgaatagAGTAGAGCGAAAGCCAAGTAGATGCATGTGGGCGGTTGTTGAGgtgtcattttttttattaatattatattatggGATTTTAACAGAATAATTTTTGcattaaaagagttttgaaaagccctatattttattttcttttcattaATAGCGTATGTAATTAAATCAATATTAAGTTCGGTGTTTCCTATTTTTGAGGCTTGGGCCATAATGTGAGCAGTGAACATGCCATGTGTTTAGGGACAAATAGGAGGAAGTATGGGTGCATGCTAGTAAACGTGTGTGATCGAATTTTCCAGATTTTTATAAATtgtacaaagtttatattttagaaaTAAGCATTGAAATACTTCAAACacgtttaaatgaataaaaatttcATCTTTAGAAAATTGGATTATGagttattataaaaatatttatagtgAAATAACTACTCTAAAAAAAATAAACGATGTTTTAGCATCAATTGTAGGATGTATTTCTATAAGTTCGGGCTATTCCATTTTGGCTAATAAGATGTTTCTAACAAGGAAATCATGAGTTTAATCCTAGCCTatagtttaaaaaaaatgtattatgCATTTCAACATACCACACCTTggtatatgtgtatgtgtatatgtGTTTTAGAGTTTTTATTGTATATCTTTTAACGTTTATTTTTAACatagtttttttattttggacaacaaaaaaatcattttattgtcAAAAGAAAATAATGAAAAGGTAAAAAGACATGATAACAAAGAGCTCAAGCATGGGAGTGAAGGGCAATCAAATTTCAATATCCCGACTTTAATCCAATTCTAACCAAAGAGTTTAACCCTGCTACCCAAATCATGACAGTTCCTAATCCGATTGCTGAAAATACGATCATTTATGTACTTCCACACTATTCACCCAATGATGTATAATAGAAACACACTTCTCTAATAGTCGAGCAATTCATAAACAAATGTATCtccattttatttttgttgttaCAGATAGGACAAAAGTTTGTATCTAGACGCGCACCAATTCTATTGAGATTAACCATCTCCTAGCAATGGCGAATCTAGAACAAAAAGTTACACGATTCCTCATACTGAGTTAGATAGGTCAtttatattttccaatactaaAAGGTAGGTCCTAGTATAAGTTCTATATAAtttctataaaatattaaaacttaGATAGGTCCTAGGACTCGCCTGGAGTATATGTGGCTACACCACTATCGCAGGGAGTCTCCCCAAAGGGGTTCGTTAtaccaagatgttagctttatCGGCAGGGCCAACCCGAGAATTTGGAGgctctatgcaatttagtaaaaAAAGGGCCTTAAAGCTTGTAAATTTTATAATCatcattttaaaagaaaaaattcaTTCAAAATACTACACAAAAAACTTAAATGTAAAAATCTGAatcaaaaagacaaaaaaataaaaattaggatgagtaaaatttaaaatctaaaattGATAATatgatataataataattattaattacCTTTTCAAAATCTATAATATCTGGAATTACTAACCTTCTTTGTAGTTTACCtctaaaaaatatgtaaaattggATTTTGGATGAAAATCAATTAAACTAAaattttgtaaaattcaaaatcaaaagaGATGTTAGAATTTTAATCATATACAATATTTATCTCTTAAAAAACAGAAAAGATGAAGGATAAAAAATGTTTAATGCCTCTAACTATTTAGAaagaatgaaataaaaaattCTTTAACTCTTGAGCAACCAAATGTATTATTCTTAAAATctgtaaaaaaacaaataaataaataataaaaaataaaaaattgaatcGGAAACATATTCTAAAAAGTAAAAATCTTTCAAAAGTACAAGGCATATTCAATTACTTACAACTTAAAAAATGTCAAGACTCGAGAAGAGAGAAAGTTAAGAACAATTAtaagaaaacaaaaaagaatTGAGAATCAAACTGGAAGACCATGGTTTTTTTATCACAAGGGTGTTGTCTAGGTTGAAGACTATATTTTATGAACAAGAAGGGTgttgaattttatgattttttcagAATAAAAGAACCAT of the Lactuca sativa cultivar Salinas chromosome 6, Lsat_Salinas_v11, whole genome shotgun sequence genome contains:
- the LOC111897410 gene encoding NDR1/HIN1-like protein 1, with amino-acid sequence MSVKQCHHHGGKKRKIIKRILIGLGILAIIVLLIFFITWAILQPKKPRFVLQDATIYGFNVSAPILLSSNFQVTVSSRNPNSKIGVYYDKLEVFATYHSQQITYFTVIQPVYQGHKDTNIWSPFVYGTNVPVAPYNGAALSQDQSNGAIGLVIKINGRIRWKVGSFISGRYHIHVTCPAYIPFGNRNSGIAGVVTGVKYQLAQKCSVSV